A region from the Salidesulfovibrio onnuriiensis genome encodes:
- a CDS encoding TrkH family potassium uptake protein, with translation MRIKLFSPFWMPVWFFAGAILAGASLLAFDPGLAEQNLSWIDAVFTATSAMCVTGLVVVDTGSAFSHFGQMVILVLIQLGGLGIMTFTSLAMYLMGRHVSLSDRISVGQSLLHDPRFSLRNFLFRVICITFGIELVGAMLLWLVDPQGFHPYSALFHSISAFCNAGFSLYADSLSAWHSNWSINFIFMALITLGGLGFYVLNECGGLLTHEVRARLSGKRGERPSLSWHSSVVLRTSVLLSLGGAAAIFTAELFGGESFGIWHEELLSALFQSVTCRTAGFNTVDIAHMTNVSLVFMLFLMLVGGSPGSCAGGIKTTTLRAVWGFICAQFAGRQQTVIGKKALASSSMNKAFTLLVFAGFIVAGGAIILNISEGGDVPHIQARGNFLEILFEVISAYGTVGLSTGMTGKLTSLGKVVVIMLMFIGRLGPIWLLSALQSWQVEQRFRYPERDLPLG, from the coding sequence ATGCGCATCAAGTTGTTTTCTCCATTTTGGATGCCGGTCTGGTTTTTTGCCGGCGCCATCCTTGCTGGCGCGTCGCTTCTGGCATTTGATCCCGGCCTTGCCGAGCAGAATCTGTCCTGGATTGACGCGGTGTTTACCGCAACCTCGGCCATGTGTGTCACCGGACTTGTGGTGGTGGATACGGGCTCGGCCTTTTCCCATTTCGGGCAGATGGTCATTCTGGTGCTTATCCAGCTCGGCGGTTTGGGCATCATGACCTTTACCAGCCTGGCCATGTATCTCATGGGACGGCACGTAAGCCTTTCCGACAGGATCTCGGTGGGGCAGAGCCTGCTGCACGATCCCCGGTTCAGCCTCAGGAATTTTCTGTTCCGGGTCATTTGCATCACCTTCGGTATCGAGCTCGTCGGAGCAATGCTGCTCTGGTTGGTCGATCCCCAAGGCTTTCATCCCTATTCGGCGCTGTTCCACTCCATTTCGGCCTTCTGCAACGCGGGCTTTTCGCTTTATGCCGACAGCCTCAGCGCTTGGCATTCCAACTGGAGCATCAATTTCATTTTCATGGCCCTGATCACATTGGGGGGCCTCGGGTTCTATGTGCTCAACGAATGTGGCGGACTTCTGACCCACGAGGTGCGGGCTCGGCTAAGCGGCAAAAGGGGAGAGCGGCCGTCCCTGAGCTGGCACAGCTCCGTGGTGCTGCGAACCTCCGTCCTTTTGTCTCTGGGGGGCGCTGCGGCCATTTTTACGGCCGAGCTGTTTGGGGGCGAGTCCTTCGGCATATGGCACGAAGAGTTGCTGTCGGCCCTGTTCCAGTCCGTGACCTGCCGTACCGCCGGGTTCAACACGGTGGACATTGCCCACATGACCAACGTTTCCCTGGTTTTCATGCTTTTCCTCATGCTGGTTGGCGGTTCCCCTGGTTCCTGTGCGGGCGGCATCAAGACCACCACGCTGCGGGCGGTCTGGGGATTCATCTGCGCCCAGTTCGCTGGCAGGCAGCAGACGGTCATCGGCAAGAAGGCCCTGGCTTCGTCGTCCATGAACAAGGCGTTCACCCTGCTGGTTTTCGCCGGTTTCATCGTGGCGGGCGGCGCCATCATCCTCAATATATCCGAAGGCGGCGACGTGCCGCATATTCAGGCCAGGGGTAATTTCCTGGAAATTCTGTTCGAAGTCATTTCCGCTTACGGTACCGTGGGGCTTTCCACGGGAATGACCGGCAAGCTGACCTCATTGGGCAAGGTGGTCGTCATCATGCTCATGTTCATCGGCAGGCTCGGTCCGATCTGGTTGCTTTCCGCCCTGCAAAGCTGGCAGGTGGAGCAACGGTTCAGGTATCCCGAACGGGATTTGCCGCTCGGGTAA
- a CDS encoding potassium channel family protein, which yields MAPKLEVGVIGLGKFGLAFAQSLQSKGHNVVGVDSVAANIQRAEGCITQVFHADGTDRDALEQIGFKELDQVVVSTGDSMEASILVVLNLQDLGVSKIWVKAISAQHEKVLKRLGVHFVIFPERFVAQQIAHRMAVPGLLDYLGLGEDVVVREIMVEKWNGKTLRDLDLTNRHSVQVVAFKKNGDEKFSFIPKADTVLTTGDTLAILGKGEDVLKLDNT from the coding sequence ATGGCTCCCAAATTGGAAGTAGGTGTTATTGGTCTCGGCAAGTTTGGGCTGGCCTTTGCCCAGTCCCTGCAGAGCAAGGGGCACAATGTGGTGGGCGTGGATAGCGTTGCCGCCAATATTCAGCGGGCCGAAGGCTGCATCACCCAGGTTTTTCACGCCGACGGCACGGACCGGGACGCCCTGGAGCAGATCGGGTTCAAGGAGCTGGACCAGGTGGTGGTTTCCACCGGGGACTCCATGGAGGCCAGCATCCTGGTGGTCCTCAATCTCCAGGACCTGGGCGTCAGCAAGATCTGGGTCAAGGCGATCAGCGCCCAGCATGAAAAGGTGCTCAAACGCCTTGGCGTGCATTTCGTCATATTTCCGGAGCGGTTCGTGGCCCAGCAGATTGCCCACCGCATGGCGGTTCCCGGCCTGCTCGACTATCTCGGTCTCGGCGAGGACGTGGTGGTGCGGGAAATAATGGTGGAGAAGTGGAATGGCAAGACCCTGCGGGATCTGGATCTGACCAACCGCCACAGCGTGCAGGTGGTGGCTTTCAAGAAAAACGGGGATGAGAAATTCAGCTTCATCCCCAAGGCGGATACCGTCTTGACCACAGGGGACACTCTTGCCATCCTCGGCAAGGGAGAAGATGTCCTGAAACTGGATAACACCTAG
- the aroC gene encoding chorismate synthase: MSGNTFGTIFKLTTFGESHGPGLGGVVDGCPAGIPLDEAMIQRELDRRKPGSGKASTSRKESDSVKLLSGVFEGKTTGTPIGFFIENEDQRSRDYSDIKDIFRPGHADFAFHAKFGRRDYRGGGRSSGRETVSRVVGGAIAMELLRQEGISLYAYTMELGGIPVRDVDYESAQETPYFSADSGVVGKWDERISQVKGEGDTVGGVVEVRAVGVPPGLGEPVFDKLDARLAYAFMSVGAVKAVEIGAGCAAARSVGSKNNDYMTLDGFSSNNAGGVLGGISSGQDIVARAYVKPIPTIAKEQHCMHRDGGTVCVRVGGRHDIAAIPRINPVLKSMLAMTLADLLLLDRRLGVRQ, translated from the coding sequence ATGAGCGGCAACACGTTTGGAACGATTTTCAAGCTGACCACATTCGGAGAATCCCACGGCCCGGGCCTTGGCGGGGTGGTGGATGGTTGTCCGGCGGGCATTCCCCTGGACGAGGCCATGATTCAGCGGGAGCTGGACCGGCGCAAGCCCGGATCGGGCAAGGCTTCCACGTCCCGTAAGGAGTCTGACTCCGTAAAGTTGTTGTCCGGTGTTTTCGAAGGCAAGACCACCGGGACGCCCATTGGCTTTTTCATCGAAAATGAGGATCAGCGGTCCCGGGACTATTCCGATATCAAGGATATTTTTAGACCCGGTCATGCGGACTTCGCCTTTCATGCCAAGTTCGGTAGGCGAGATTACCGCGGCGGCGGACGTTCTTCCGGGCGTGAGACCGTTTCCCGAGTAGTGGGCGGTGCCATTGCCATGGAATTGCTGCGGCAGGAAGGCATTTCCCTGTATGCCTACACCATGGAACTGGGCGGCATCCCCGTCCGGGATGTGGACTATGAATCGGCCCAGGAAACCCCGTATTTTAGTGCGGACAGCGGGGTGGTAGGAAAGTGGGATGAGCGTATTTCCCAGGTGAAGGGTGAGGGTGACACTGTTGGCGGCGTGGTGGAAGTGCGCGCCGTGGGCGTGCCCCCGGGACTCGGCGAGCCCGTGTTCGACAAGCTGGACGCCCGCCTGGCCTATGCCTTCATGAGCGTGGGTGCGGTCAAGGCCGTGGAGATCGGGGCTGGGTGCGCCGCTGCCCGCAGTGTGGGGTCGAAGAATAACGACTACATGACGCTGGACGGTTTTTCCTCCAACAACGCAGGCGGGGTGCTCGGCGGCATTTCGAGCGGTCAGGACATTGTCGCCAGGGCCTATGTGAAGCCCATTCCCACCATAGCCAAGGAGCAGCATTGCATGCACCGGGACGGCGGCACGGTTTGCGTCCGCGTGGGCGGCAGGCACGATATCGCGGCCATTCCCCGCATCAATCCCGTGCTCAAGTCCATGCTGGCCATGACCTTGGCGGATCTTCTGCTGCTGGATCGGCGATTGGGCGTTCGGCAGTAG
- a CDS encoding carboxymuconolactone decarboxylase family protein: protein MFMLNYVTPEKAEGEIAKAYGIYPESLGVPAPMQLLSVSPDLLRLQTASIGHFVSQEEIDHSLLAVIRYLVAQAFDYDYCREFNKGMLQAQGMTEPELETMRKNPLDGPFESNENALVAFVIKAVHDPLQITRKDIEELKDMGWSEKAILEATSHGAAMLTHGTLFKTFMERE, encoded by the coding sequence ATGTTCATGCTCAATTATGTAACCCCGGAAAAGGCGGAAGGCGAAATTGCAAAGGCGTATGGCATTTACCCAGAGAGCCTGGGAGTCCCGGCTCCCATGCAGCTTCTGAGCGTCAGCCCGGATCTGCTCCGGCTGCAAACCGCATCCATCGGGCACTTCGTCAGCCAGGAGGAGATCGACCATTCATTGTTGGCCGTCATCCGCTACCTGGTGGCTCAGGCCTTTGACTATGACTACTGCCGGGAATTCAACAAGGGAATGCTCCAGGCACAGGGAATGACAGAGCCGGAACTTGAAACCATGCGAAAAAATCCGCTCGACGGTCCTTTTGAAAGCAACGAAAACGCTTTGGTGGCCTTTGTGATCAAGGCGGTACACGACCCGCTCCAGATCACCAGAAAAGACATCGAAGAGCTCAAGGATATGGGCTGGTCGGAAAAGGCAATACTGGAGGCAACCTCCCACGGTGCGGCAATGCTGACGCACGGAACCCTCTTCAAGACGTTCATGGAAAGGGAATAA
- a CDS encoding TetR/AcrR family transcriptional regulator → MSETTKQKIIEAGAELIHAKGFNNTGLQEILKVAGVPKGSFYFYFDSKEDFGVEVVNHYGRLFRSTIHDMLEDDSLPPLERLHRFFSWFEEYYRSHDYSRGCPVGNLGQEMGDLSPAFREKLRQAIDGMASALKNVLLEAQRGGDIEYTMNCEEMAYFIISAWHGAMIRMKVSKSGEPLRLFHKYVFSHLLRVEA, encoded by the coding sequence ATGAGTGAAACCACCAAGCAGAAAATCATAGAGGCCGGTGCGGAACTGATCCACGCCAAGGGCTTCAACAACACGGGACTCCAGGAAATATTGAAAGTGGCCGGAGTGCCCAAGGGTTCCTTCTATTTCTATTTCGATAGCAAGGAGGACTTCGGTGTCGAGGTGGTCAATCATTACGGCCGCCTGTTTCGCTCCACAATTCATGACATGCTTGAGGACGACAGCCTTCCTCCCCTGGAACGGCTGCACCGTTTTTTCAGCTGGTTCGAGGAGTATTACCGCTCCCACGACTACAGCCGGGGATGCCCGGTCGGCAACCTCGGACAGGAGATGGGCGACCTGAGCCCGGCCTTTCGGGAAAAGCTCAGGCAGGCCATCGACGGCATGGCCTCCGCATTGAAAAACGTGCTGCTGGAGGCGCAACGCGGTGGCGACATTGAGTACACCATGAACTGCGAAGAGATGGCCTATTTCATCATCAGCGCCTGGCATGGAGCAATGATCCGAATGAAGGTGTCCAAAAGCGGCGAACCGCTTCGGCTCTTTCACAAGTATGTCTTTTCCCACCTGCTTCGGGTAGAGGCGTAA
- a CDS encoding M16 family metallopeptidase, whose translation MFRKILILGGLLIFLAACNSTMKKTTDAVPAAPANAAISDTMLVKLKNGLTVLAKRDDRFPLVNVRLYVHAGSAYETPEIAGISHLLEHMVFKGTKKREPGQTAMDIESVGGSLNAATSFDYTVYYVEVPDKEWKLGMDVVTDMAFDAAIDPKELKSERKVVLAELERGEDTPGSRLFKSLQGMLWKGTSYEWPIIGYRETVEGFSSKDIHAYIDKFYQPQSMLLTVVGNIDPADIVAEADRLIGSRTNDREVIPPTTMDMPTTPIGPEFSVVKGKWNKVYLGAAFPIPGLKSAELAGLEMTAHLLGGDDTSRLYRKFKYEKRLVDDISISPLSLERSGFLYVNATLDSENVVEFWTELMKEFAHFDPKVFTDREIERARLNLEDSLFLTKETLSGLASKLGYFQFFEDGEEAEQNYLFALKHVDRKEMAEVFGRYLRPDRLVTAILVPESNGVSPEKLKEVTTAEWNGKAKTTEARAEQANGKEIIELPGGSKLVLLPDATLPYTAMSIYWTGGDGDVSENKQGLASLAAKALTRGTKKMSANEIEDFLSDHAANIGATSGRNLFALESKFPSRFSGKVLPLLKDVILNPAWRDEEIERAKQDQIAAIQRQEDRPLGLMFRHLFPYLFANAPYSYLSEGSIEGVQALKRQDAVAYWANQTREPFVLAVVGDYDRALVTQFAKDVAKSITTSAQKYVFKDVVWNTEREKTMTLPDRNQAHLLLTFPVPGKDDLDASAELNVLKAAFSGQSGLLFRDMRDKQGLGYTVTAILWQTRNDGLMALYIGTQPEKVEQALNGFHTVIADLQANPLPESEISRARNILTGDYYQEHQSLLSRSREASSLMAQGFDMDHKRKVIDRAQTVTAEEIRDLVRKYLNQDKAYLMKVVP comes from the coding sequence ATGTTTCGAAAAATACTTATTCTCGGAGGGCTGCTGATTTTCCTGGCGGCCTGCAACAGCACCATGAAAAAAACAACCGACGCAGTTCCGGCCGCACCAGCCAATGCCGCCATAAGCGACACCATGCTGGTGAAGCTCAAAAACGGCCTGACCGTGCTGGCCAAGCGGGACGACCGTTTCCCGCTGGTGAATGTACGCCTGTATGTGCATGCCGGCTCGGCCTATGAGACACCGGAGATCGCCGGAATCAGCCACCTACTGGAACATATGGTCTTCAAGGGGACCAAGAAGCGCGAACCGGGCCAAACCGCCATGGACATCGAATCCGTGGGCGGCAGCCTCAATGCGGCCACCAGCTTCGACTACACGGTCTACTACGTGGAAGTCCCGGACAAGGAATGGAAGCTCGGCATGGACGTGGTCACGGACATGGCCTTTGACGCGGCCATTGACCCCAAGGAGCTCAAGAGCGAGCGCAAGGTCGTGCTTGCCGAACTGGAACGCGGCGAAGACACCCCCGGCAGCCGCCTGTTCAAGTCCCTGCAGGGCATGCTCTGGAAAGGCACCAGCTACGAATGGCCCATCATCGGCTATCGCGAGACGGTCGAGGGCTTCAGCTCCAAGGATATTCACGCCTACATCGACAAATTCTATCAGCCGCAATCCATGCTGCTCACCGTGGTGGGCAACATCGATCCGGCCGACATCGTCGCCGAGGCCGACAGGCTTATCGGAAGCAGAACAAACGATCGCGAAGTGATTCCGCCCACCACCATGGACATGCCCACGACGCCCATCGGCCCCGAATTCAGCGTGGTCAAGGGCAAGTGGAACAAGGTCTACCTGGGCGCGGCATTCCCCATCCCGGGCCTGAAATCCGCAGAACTGGCGGGCCTGGAAATGACGGCACACCTGCTGGGCGGCGACGACACCTCGCGCCTCTATCGCAAATTCAAATATGAAAAGCGGCTGGTGGACGACATCTCTATATCCCCGTTGAGTCTGGAACGCAGCGGATTCCTCTACGTCAACGCCACGCTCGATTCCGAAAACGTGGTCGAGTTCTGGACCGAACTCATGAAGGAATTCGCACATTTCGACCCCAAGGTCTTCACGGACCGGGAAATCGAACGCGCCCGCCTCAACCTGGAGGACTCCCTGTTCCTGACCAAGGAAACCCTATCCGGCCTTGCCAGCAAGCTTGGCTACTTCCAGTTCTTCGAGGACGGCGAGGAAGCGGAACAGAACTATCTCTTTGCGCTGAAGCACGTGGACCGCAAGGAAATGGCCGAGGTCTTCGGAAGATACCTGCGTCCCGACAGGCTGGTCACCGCAATCCTGGTGCCTGAAAGCAACGGGGTATCCCCGGAAAAGCTCAAGGAAGTCACCACGGCCGAATGGAACGGCAAGGCAAAGACAACCGAAGCCAGGGCCGAACAAGCCAACGGCAAGGAAATCATTGAGCTGCCCGGCGGCAGCAAGCTGGTCCTCCTGCCGGACGCCACCCTGCCCTACACGGCCATGTCCATATACTGGACCGGCGGTGACGGCGATGTTTCCGAAAACAAGCAGGGACTCGCTTCCCTGGCCGCCAAGGCGCTTACCCGCGGCACCAAGAAAATGAGTGCCAACGAGATCGAGGACTTCCTTTCCGACCACGCCGCCAATATTGGCGCCACCTCAGGCCGGAACCTCTTTGCCCTGGAATCCAAGTTCCCGTCCCGCTTCAGCGGCAAGGTCCTGCCCCTGCTCAAGGATGTGATCCTGAATCCGGCATGGCGGGACGAGGAAATCGAACGCGCCAAACAGGACCAGATCGCCGCGATTCAGCGCCAGGAGGACAGGCCTCTGGGACTCATGTTCCGCCACCTGTTCCCCTACCTCTTTGCCAACGCCCCCTACAGCTATCTCTCCGAAGGCAGCATCGAAGGTGTTCAGGCATTGAAACGGCAGGATGCCGTTGCTTACTGGGCCAACCAGACCAGAGAGCCGTTCGTGCTGGCCGTCGTGGGCGATTACGACCGCGCCCTGGTAACGCAATTCGCCAAGGATGTGGCCAAATCCATCACCACTTCGGCCCAGAAATACGTATTCAAGGATGTGGTCTGGAACACGGAACGCGAGAAAACCATGACCCTGCCGGACCGCAACCAGGCGCACCTGCTGCTGACCTTTCCGGTACCGGGCAAGGACGACCTTGACGCCTCCGCCGAGCTCAATGTGCTCAAGGCAGCGTTTTCCGGCCAATCCGGCCTGCTGTTCCGCGACATGCGCGACAAGCAGGGACTCGGCTACACGGTGACCGCCATCCTCTGGCAGACCCGCAACGACGGACTCATGGCGCTCTACATCGGCACCCAGCCCGAAAAGGTGGAGCAGGCCCTCAATGGGTTCCACACGGTCATTGCCGACCTCCAGGCCAATCCCCTGCCGGAATCGGAAATCAGCCGCGCCCGAAACATCCTCACCGGAGACTACTACCAGGAGCACCAATCCCTGCTTTCCCGCAGCCGCGAGGCCTCAAGCCTCATGGCGCAGGGTTTCGACATGGATCACAAGCGAAAGGTCATTGACCGCGCCCAAACCGTCACGGCAGAGGAAATCCGCGACCTGGTTCGCAAATACCTGAACCAGGACAAGGCCTACCTCATGAAGGTGGTGCCCTAG
- a CDS encoding DVU0772 family protein, which translates to MGSLRDYKHLDIDWNMTPEDAVTMYLEWGNNSWHAQHRPVTSKADFSNYFVVYAWDENPKVMLIRRNSEEAKELVSLDLPKDMGRRFLNSVSNLKGVYAPNEEVRTWLESQMKVRTT; encoded by the coding sequence ATGGGTAGCTTAAGAGATTACAAGCATTTGGACATAGATTGGAATATGACCCCTGAAGATGCAGTCACCATGTATCTAGAGTGGGGTAACAATTCATGGCATGCCCAGCACAGGCCCGTGACCTCCAAGGCGGATTTTAGCAACTATTTCGTTGTGTATGCATGGGACGAAAACCCCAAGGTGATGCTGATCCGCCGGAATTCCGAGGAGGCCAAGGAACTTGTTTCGCTGGATTTGCCCAAGGATATGGGCAGACGGTTCCTTAATTCCGTCAGTAATTTGAAGGGCGTGTATGCGCCCAACGAAGAGGTGAGAACCTGGCTTGAAAGTCAGATGAAGGTCAGGACCACATAA
- a CDS encoding PLP-dependent aminotransferase family protein — MSDKYASRMSSVHRSFIREILKVTADPSIISFAGGLPNPRMFPVEPMEAAAREVLGTSGRVSMQYSQTEGDVELRKFISKRYLEKKNLNISPDELLITTGSQQCLDLIGKVYLDKGDKIAIESPGYLGAIQAFSIFEPQFVSVSLESDGPNLEELEQRFKDGAKIFYAVPNFQNPSGLSYSREKRKAVAELLDKYNVLFVEDDPYGELRFMGEDLPTVYSFQKKPGILLGSFSKIAAPGFRIGWLVAGGERRDKLVIAKQASDLHTSTVAQAIMRTYMLENDIDDHIALIRETYGKHRDIMVEMIDRYFPDGVETTRPEGGMFLWSTLPEGCSSMDLFDKAIAKKVAFVPGKPFYADGSGENTLRLNFSNADPDRIEEGIKRLGESIREFLD, encoded by the coding sequence ATGTCCGACAAGTACGCATCCAGAATGTCTTCGGTCCATCGTTCCTTTATCCGCGAAATACTGAAGGTCACCGCAGACCCTTCCATTATTTCCTTTGCCGGGGGGCTGCCTAATCCGCGCATGTTCCCGGTGGAGCCCATGGAGGCGGCGGCACGGGAGGTACTTGGCACAAGCGGCAGGGTATCCATGCAGTATTCGCAGACCGAAGGGGATGTGGAACTGCGCAAGTTCATCTCCAAGCGTTATCTGGAAAAGAAGAATCTGAACATCAGCCCCGATGAACTGCTTATCACCACCGGGTCCCAGCAATGTCTGGACCTCATCGGCAAGGTCTACCTGGACAAGGGTGACAAGATCGCCATTGAGAGCCCGGGATATCTCGGGGCCATCCAGGCGTTTTCCATCTTCGAGCCCCAGTTTGTTTCCGTGTCCCTGGAGTCGGACGGCCCCAACTTGGAGGAGCTGGAACAACGGTTCAAGGACGGGGCGAAGATTTTCTATGCGGTGCCCAATTTCCAGAATCCATCCGGCCTGAGCTATAGCCGGGAAAAGCGCAAGGCCGTCGCCGAGCTGTTGGACAAATACAATGTGCTGTTTGTGGAGGACGACCCCTACGGCGAGCTTCGTTTCATGGGCGAGGATCTGCCCACGGTCTACTCCTTCCAGAAGAAGCCCGGTATCCTGCTTGGTTCCTTCTCCAAGATCGCGGCGCCGGGATTCCGCATCGGCTGGCTGGTGGCGGGCGGCGAGCGTCGCGACAAGCTGGTCATCGCCAAGCAGGCCTCGGACCTGCATACCAGCACCGTGGCCCAGGCCATCATGCGCACGTACATGCTTGAAAACGACATCGACGACCATATCGCACTGATCCGTGAAACATACGGAAAACACCGCGACATCATGGTGGAGATGATCGACAGATATTTCCCGGACGGCGTGGAGACCACCCGGCCGGAAGGCGGAATGTTCCTGTGGAGTACTTTGCCGGAAGGCTGTTCGTCCATGGATCTGTTCGACAAGGCCATTGCCAAGAAGGTGGCCTTTGTTCCCGGCAAGCCGTTCTATGCGGACGGTAGTGGGGAAAACACCCTGCGGCTCAATTTCTCCAACGCAGACCCGGATCGCATTGAAGAGGGAATCAAGCGGCTCGGCGAGAGTATCAGGGAGTTTCTGGACTAG